In Sebastes fasciatus isolate fSebFas1 chromosome 24, fSebFas1.pri, whole genome shotgun sequence, the following are encoded in one genomic region:
- the xkr6a gene encoding XK-related protein 6 — translation MAAQSDGCKAGYGSYGGGGGGFAQLYDVDAEEPLDSAAIHICQCCRSSACYWGCRSACLGSLSQPTGPGGGLGIRETHCPPREQLWLDCLWIILALLVFFWDVGTDLCLALDYYQRQDYLWFGLTLFFVLVPSVLVQILSFRWFVQDYTGGGLGEVEGLTKRGAVALGCLYPGRDRLQLASIWLWQAIIHILQLGQVWRYIRTLYLGIMSRRQKEHQRRWYWAMMFEYADVNMLRLLETFLESAPQLVLQLCIMIQENRAETLQCISSLGSLLSLAWVLASYHKLLRDSRDDQRSMSYRGALLHLFWRLFTISSRVLSLALFASLFHIYFGIFVVVHWCAMAFWVVHGGTDFCMSKWEEVLFNMVVGIVYIFCWFNVKEGRTRYRMVTYYIVVLAENTILTGLWYAYRDPVLTDSYAVPALCGVYLTFAGGVLVMLLYYGFLHPATAHLQPSPASSCCAQLLWGLPLPPSAPPSAPPTPAHMTKSETEEDVAESCLPVFQVRSAPITSKPEGPLIKIDMPRKRYPAWDAHYVDRRLRRTINILQYITPAAVGIRYRDGPLLYELLQYESSL, via the exons ATGGCTGCACAGTCGGACGGCTGCAAAGCTGGATACGGCAGCtacggaggaggaggtggagggttTGCACAGCTGTACGACGTCGACGCAGAGGAACCGCTGGATTCTGCAGCCATCCACATCTGTCAGTGCTGCCGCTCCTCCGCCTGCTACTGGGGCTGCCGCTCCGCCTGCCTCGGATCCCTGTCCCAGCCCACCGGACCAGGAGGAGGTCTCGGTATCCGGGAGACTCACTGCCCGCCCCGGGAGCAGCTGTGGCTGGACTGCCTCTGGATCATCCTCGccctcctcgtcttcttctGGGACGTCGGCACGGATCTGTGCCTGGCGCTGGACTACTACCAGAGGCAGGACTACCTCTGGTTCGGCCTCACTCTCTTCTTCGTGCTGGTCCCGTCTGTTCTGGTGCAGATACTGAGCTTCCGATGGTTCGTGCAGGACTACACCGGAGGGGGGctcggggaggtggaggggcTGACCAAGAGGGGTGCAGTGGCTCTGGGGTGTCTGTACCCCGGCAGGGACCGCCTGCAGCTGGCCTCCATCTGGCTGTGGCAGGCCATCATACACATCCTGCAGCTGGGGCAAGTGTGGAG GTACATCAGGACGCTGTACCTGGGCATCATGTCGCGGCGGCAGAAGGAGCACCAGCGGCGCTGGTACTGGGCCATGATGTTCGAGTACGCCGACGTCAACATGCTGCGGCTGCTGGAGACCTTCCTGGAGTCTGCGCCTCAGCTGGTCCTGCAGCTCTGCATCATGATCCAGGAGAACCGGGCCGAGACGCTGCAGT GCATCTCCTCCCTGGGCTCGCTCTTGTCTCTCGCCTGGGTTCTGGCCTCCTACCACAAGCTGCTGCGAGACTCCCGCGACGACCAGCGCAGCATGAGCTACCGCGGGGCGCTGCTGCACCTCTTCTGGCGCCTCTTCACCATCTCGTCCCGCGTCCTCTCGCTCGCCCTCTTCGCCTCCCTCTTCCACATCTACTTCGGCATCTTCGTGGTGGTCCACTGGTGCGCCATGGCCTTCTGGGTGGTGCACGGGGGCACCGACTTCTGCATGTCCAAGTGGGAGGAGGTGCTGTTCAACATGGTGGTCGGCATCGTCTACATCTTCTGCTGGTTTAACGTGAAGGAGGGACGGACGCGGTACAGGATGGTGACGTACTACATCGTGGTGTTGGCCGAGAACACCATCCTCACCGGGCTGTG GTACGCCTACAGGGACCCGGTGCTGACCGACTCCTACGCCGTCCCAGCGCTGTGCGGCGTCTACCTGACGTTCGCCGGCGGCGTCCTGGTCATGCTGCTGTACTACGGCTTCCTGCACCCGGCCACCGCCCACCTCCAGCCGAGCCCCGCCTCGTCCTGCTGCGCCCAGCTGCTCTGGGGCCTCCCGCTCCCGCCGTCGGCCCCGCCCAGCGCCCCGCCCACCCCGGCCCACATGACCAAGTCGGAGACGGAAGAGGATGTGGCCGAGTCGTGTCTCCCCGTCTTCCAGGTGAGGTCGGCGCCCATCACCTCCAAGCCCGAGGGCCCGCTCATAAAGATCGACATGCCCAGGAAACGCTACCCGGCGTGGGACGCCCACTACGTAGACAGGCGCCTGCGGAGGACTATAAACATCCTGCAGTACATAACGCCGGCCGCCGTGGGCATCCGCTACCGTGACGGACCCCTACTGTATGAACTGTTGCAGTACGAGTCCTCactctga